One part of the Bradyrhizobium sp. CB1650 genome encodes these proteins:
- a CDS encoding radical SAM family RiPP maturation amino acid epimerase: protein MTHTATEHCRQIFDRRTPEQLRTLSHVKRFMERLTGDLEFRRALSENVDSPRAVTQRYGIEVDPMKMLPLWRGGYLKHRFKPESTPWPLAMMWDEFICEMLRHRDLLREEGEMSTINPRFHAWRERQIRRCSDELGGTAASVTYPIIAFELSDGCTVGCWFCGLSADRFKGYYEYSEEHAALWRGVVGIASDMFGSAARTGFCYWATEPMDNPHYDRFLFDYYQITGALPQTTTAAPLKDRALTTRVLELFKRYHTVTNRFSVLSTTHLDQIHMAFSPEELIGVELVLQGKAALTAKAFAGRARERSEKLRAANKDDAIALLEGDHTTIACVSGFLVNMLQGRLQLVTPVPGSKRWPLGYRVLSERFFRTPDEFREGLQRMIDQHMLESPAPKLPIRFRKDLQYKAGNRCFHLRSRNMEHRVLDDIAPTSVGHLIAYGNCTASELVRQVTTDGTSVLAVADLLDQLYAAGVIEEDLDDSFAWQTN from the coding sequence ATGACGCACACTGCCACTGAACACTGCCGACAGATTTTTGACCGGCGTACCCCCGAGCAACTGCGCACGTTGTCGCACGTCAAGCGCTTCATGGAGCGGCTGACTGGTGACTTGGAGTTTCGCAGGGCGCTTTCGGAGAACGTTGATTCTCCTCGAGCGGTAACACAGCGCTACGGCATCGAAGTTGACCCAATGAAAATGCTGCCGCTCTGGCGCGGCGGCTACCTGAAACACCGCTTCAAACCGGAGTCTACGCCCTGGCCCCTGGCTATGATGTGGGACGAGTTTATCTGCGAGATGTTGCGCCATCGCGACCTCCTGCGCGAAGAGGGCGAAATGTCGACGATCAATCCTCGCTTTCATGCTTGGCGTGAGCGCCAAATCCGGCGCTGCAGCGACGAATTGGGCGGAACGGCGGCGTCGGTCACGTACCCCATCATCGCTTTCGAGCTGAGCGACGGCTGCACCGTCGGTTGCTGGTTTTGCGGCCTCTCGGCCGACCGCTTCAAAGGCTATTACGAATATAGCGAAGAGCATGCAGCGCTTTGGCGCGGCGTGGTCGGTATCGCGAGCGATATGTTTGGTTCGGCAGCCCGTACTGGTTTCTGCTACTGGGCCACAGAGCCTATGGACAACCCACACTACGACCGCTTTCTATTCGACTACTATCAGATCACGGGCGCATTGCCACAAACAACGACGGCGGCGCCGCTCAAGGATCGCGCACTCACCACGCGCGTGCTCGAACTGTTCAAGCGCTATCACACCGTGACGAATCGTTTTTCCGTGCTGAGCACAACACATCTCGACCAGATTCACATGGCGTTTTCGCCTGAGGAGCTGATCGGTGTCGAACTCGTCTTGCAAGGCAAGGCGGCGCTGACCGCAAAGGCTTTTGCTGGACGCGCGCGCGAGCGGAGCGAGAAACTTAGGGCCGCCAACAAAGATGATGCAATCGCCTTGCTGGAGGGCGATCACACGACCATCGCCTGTGTTTCTGGCTTTCTCGTAAATATGCTGCAGGGACGTTTACAATTGGTGACGCCGGTGCCGGGTAGCAAACGCTGGCCTCTCGGCTACCGCGTCTTGAGTGAACGCTTCTTCAGGACGCCTGACGAGTTCCGCGAGGGGCTGCAGCGCATGATCGACCAGCATATGCTCGAGAGTCCAGCTCCCAAATTGCCGATCCGCTTCCGCAAGGACCTGCAATATAAGGCCGGGAACCGATGCTTTCATCTCCGCTCACGCAACATGGAACACCGGGTGCTCGACGACATCGCTCCGACTTCCGTTGGCCATTTAATCGCCTACGGCAACTGCACAGCGTCTGAGCTGGTTAGGCAGGTCACGACCGACGGAACGAGCGTGCTCGCAGTAGCCGACCTGCTCGATCAGTTATATGCGGCCGGGGTGATTGAAGAGGACTTGGACGACAGCTTCGCCTGGCAGACCAACTGA
- a CDS encoding DUF3833 family protein yields MAIDAFRGTTPLFLPERFFVGRLEGWAVLESLVGGLLKRATIAGHGELDADTDTVLFTEAYTFDDGHSDTLHWTIRKGEEGKYTGLENRLEGEAIGEQGGCAFHWKYTRDTPQGGGRSFKLNFDNWFYGIDERACIVRGRAGRAGIPFATAHVTYRKL; encoded by the coding sequence ATGGCGATCGATGCTTTTAGAGGAACAACGCCGCTGTTTCTTCCTGAACGTTTTTTTGTAGGGCGGCTAGAAGGTTGGGCAGTGCTAGAAAGTCTAGTTGGCGGACTACTGAAGCGCGCAACAATTGCTGGTCACGGCGAACTAGATGCCGATACTGATACAGTGCTGTTCACCGAGGCATATACATTTGACGATGGTCATAGCGATACTCTGCATTGGACGATCCGAAAGGGTGAGGAAGGCAAGTACACCGGCTTGGAAAACAGACTGGAAGGTGAGGCCATCGGGGAGCAAGGCGGTTGCGCATTCCACTGGAAATACACGCGCGATACGCCGCAAGGGGGCGGTAGATCGTTTAAGCTGAATTTCGACAATTGGTTTTATGGAATCGATGAACGAGCTTGCATAGTCCGCGGCCGTGCTGGCCGTGCCGGTATCCCATTTGCGACGGCGCACGTTACTTACCGTAAGCTTTAG
- a CDS encoding non-ribosomal peptide synthetase, with product MAGHVPTENQSGKKQSMERQPVDAVTAINRLAGSDPERVALRHGADELTYEALRSRSDTLARTLREQGARGAVVGYWGGRDLDWATAVIAILKAGSTYLPLDPSLPASRTSFMIEQSRCALLMGRDRPDSLSLFQKSSKAAPQFVAIEAALRRVQTSSVVPSPNVDGLAYILFTSGSTGQPKGAMIERDGLNNHLAAKIDALSLTRTDCVAQTASHCFDISLWQLLSGLCVGASTSIIDDATMRSPSSLLQAIQRCGATVVQLVPSMLAVFVEYLQSLAAAERAMDGLRIISTVGEPLTPGLARAWLALYPRVSVLNHYGPTECADGVTHHLVSVPPALAELYVPIGRPIYNVKVYVADGLRLCKVGEVGEICVSGVGVAAGYANDDVRTKDAFGPNPFSNDPSFRRLYRTGDLGRLRSDGLLECLGRRDRQVKIRGHRIELGEIEARLSAHPLVHGAVAVASVCAGVKLTARDIAGSEAQGESRRLVAYVSAPAELAESDLQNFLAEALPSYMLPERIIHVSSIPLTRNGKVDFAALPDPGSVRPILATPFEEPQSDLEVRLRQIWSGILRIENIGVNDQFISLGGDSLRAMLILGQLQTLLGVRADFRLVLNGTIRSLAASIEAGAELNPCTALTCQKRNRSPLTHLQEHLWFLAQLDPSARNYIIQGGLRLKGTINLARFSRAWTEVIHSHQALSARFIDEDGPVQCFDAPPCTSLELIDVSHLTSSEAEELIAQFRRTEMKDNFDLGQGHLFRARMVRLGPDNHLILITAHEIILDAWSISILLRDLQRRYLDVAAPWPENRASLSGYAAWEKQHVSPEALENQRHYWRRQIGDDPPVLSLGKARPQTNSYRGGSYPALLGSDLSSRVREFARRNGCTTSTTLLACFQLLLRMYSGQDDIVVGMPHAVRDQPGSADIIGFFLNMLPIRAAIDAGQSFAAHATRIQGLVSDAIANSAYPFGWMVRDTRLCREPGRSPIFQVMFNMYSEAAEPLGQDELALTFREYDTGYVKFDLTLYAQDQGDEIALQLAYAEGIFSSDLVVRMANNLRCLIAACVDKPLAPIEELSCLSASDVTLLNSLEGSRQPYESECLLVEAFEQISVSNHSKVAYFGEFGEVTFGQLRERVAAIRSFLRDLDVGAGDMVAMLVDRSPDVAAVMLAARALHSIVVPIPPDYPPDRIQHILRDSQAKVLVHANTTETGSDIPSICLLTLDRCRALTDDFESGGSPSDHQIANLIYTSSSTGRAKGVLIPESAILNRLNWMWRRFPFDSIDVMVVQKSASLVASAWEYFGGLLRGVPTLILTRGQVLDPDLLLCSLAKHRVTRFFASPPLLSGIIGSQERQPQRTALRLVTSSAEPMPSSLPARWRGSFPGVPLWNFYGATECASNAAVHETSDADDDSALVPVGRPIDNVKLYVLDSRLKRVPVGAPGELCIAGRCLSAGYWQDQHRTDRCFVPNPYDGGQYDLLYRSGDIARISTSGLLEICGRSDNQIKVRGFRIEPEEVEVALESHPAIAKAAVFAEGIDDDRGLTASVVPARENLSTGEILAHLRNRLPSPMVPTAFRFVDSVLLTTSGKIDRARLSSVPYREIETRPSAEPRTRNERVLARIWEDLLGAKGVGIDSSFFDIGGDSLLSVRCVTLARKAGLNLTVNQLYRTPTIRELAAGEAEAAPHNVASADGFLPVPPVISFWNSLLGFDEHFNIGDLFFLRGGILNIKILDRALAHVIERHEGLRLRVARTQDGLRLGIGPCPAEHIVEEIDLVRMTGPDQRRTIESVSARCQHMFRFDGHTPLVHVAAFRTSESGDYYLLMLMHHFVADGMGYRLFLEALEGAYHALAASHDVNDPETVQRLSPWLKRLEHYANSEAPDELKHWEDIDYDQVNLRVSDASSRGTSVAEGSERELHDASAGGRREDANGRSLRVDQAKYHLEINGEATAGLLTIGAKSAHCQDFDVFLAALSGAFGAVFGNYSLWIDSLTSTRGQLFDDFDSSQIIGLISELAPLSLNVTGRESRSDRARLIYRQRNALPRGGIGFRALKYLNRDPAVRRRLDRLPLPRIGVNYRARLQRHFPRRFLDTDPYPLWIGEHMHQAAAIHVFWFDVGYQSGNLQIDTTYDPSVVDYEVTRHLCTVLQQELLQTIDEFVALRTL from the coding sequence ATGGCGGGGCACGTGCCTACGGAAAATCAATCAGGCAAGAAGCAGTCTATGGAGCGTCAACCGGTAGACGCGGTCACGGCGATCAATCGGCTTGCAGGTTCGGATCCGGAGAGAGTTGCGCTGAGGCACGGCGCAGACGAACTCACATATGAGGCGCTACGATCAAGATCGGATACCCTTGCAAGGACCTTACGAGAGCAGGGTGCTCGCGGCGCGGTTGTCGGCTATTGGGGAGGGCGGGACCTCGACTGGGCGACGGCGGTCATCGCAATTTTGAAAGCTGGATCAACGTACCTACCGCTCGATCCATCGCTGCCGGCTTCCCGTACATCGTTCATGATCGAGCAGAGCCGCTGCGCTTTGTTGATGGGCCGAGACCGGCCGGATTCCCTCAGCCTATTCCAGAAGAGCAGCAAAGCAGCTCCTCAATTCGTAGCTATAGAGGCGGCACTGCGTCGGGTGCAGACCTCGTCTGTTGTGCCATCCCCGAACGTGGATGGACTTGCCTATATTTTGTTTACGTCTGGTTCGACGGGCCAGCCTAAGGGCGCAATGATCGAGCGCGACGGCCTAAACAATCATTTGGCGGCAAAGATCGATGCCCTAAGTCTCACTCGGACGGATTGCGTCGCGCAAACGGCATCGCACTGCTTTGACATCTCGCTTTGGCAGCTTCTCTCTGGGCTTTGCGTCGGAGCCTCTACATCAATCATCGATGATGCGACAATGAGATCGCCCTCATCGCTGCTTCAAGCAATTCAACGATGCGGCGCTACGGTCGTCCAACTCGTGCCGTCGATGCTGGCAGTGTTTGTTGAATATCTGCAATCGCTTGCCGCGGCAGAGCGAGCCATGGACGGCTTGCGGATTATCTCAACGGTCGGAGAACCTCTAACGCCCGGATTGGCGCGTGCGTGGCTTGCCTTGTATCCCCGCGTTTCCGTTCTCAATCACTACGGGCCGACCGAGTGCGCCGACGGCGTGACGCATCATCTGGTTTCCGTGCCGCCGGCGCTGGCTGAGCTTTATGTACCGATCGGCAGACCGATTTATAACGTTAAGGTTTACGTCGCCGACGGACTGCGGCTGTGCAAGGTGGGGGAGGTCGGCGAAATCTGTGTGAGTGGCGTCGGTGTCGCTGCCGGTTACGCCAATGACGATGTCCGCACCAAGGATGCCTTTGGGCCGAACCCGTTCTCAAACGACCCGTCGTTCCGGCGCCTATACCGGACAGGTGATCTTGGGCGCCTCCGTTCCGACGGGCTTCTGGAATGTCTCGGTCGACGGGATCGTCAGGTCAAAATTCGCGGGCACAGAATCGAGCTGGGAGAAATCGAAGCTCGTTTGTCCGCTCATCCCTTGGTTCATGGCGCCGTCGCAGTCGCCTCTGTCTGCGCAGGTGTAAAGCTTACGGCGCGAGATATAGCTGGGTCGGAGGCGCAAGGCGAATCGCGGCGGCTGGTTGCGTATGTGTCGGCTCCAGCTGAACTGGCGGAAAGCGACCTTCAGAATTTTCTTGCTGAGGCACTCCCCAGCTACATGCTTCCGGAAAGAATCATCCACGTCAGCAGTATTCCACTGACCAGGAACGGAAAGGTCGACTTTGCAGCATTGCCTGACCCGGGCAGTGTTCGGCCCATATTGGCAACGCCATTCGAGGAGCCGCAATCAGACCTCGAAGTCCGGCTACGTCAAATCTGGTCCGGCATCTTGCGTATAGAGAACATAGGTGTGAATGACCAATTCATAAGCCTCGGCGGAGACTCGCTCCGCGCAATGCTTATATTGGGACAGTTGCAGACCTTGCTCGGAGTGAGAGCGGATTTCAGACTGGTCCTGAATGGCACAATTCGATCTCTTGCCGCTTCGATAGAGGCTGGCGCTGAGCTCAATCCATGCACGGCTTTGACATGCCAAAAGCGAAACCGATCACCCCTGACGCACCTCCAGGAGCACCTGTGGTTTTTGGCGCAGCTTGATCCATCTGCCAGGAACTACATCATTCAAGGCGGGCTGCGGCTTAAGGGAACCATCAATTTAGCTCGGTTCAGTCGCGCCTGGACCGAGGTCATTCATTCCCACCAGGCACTTTCGGCGCGCTTTATCGACGAAGACGGTCCGGTTCAATGCTTTGATGCTCCGCCATGCACCAGTCTTGAATTGATCGATGTATCTCATCTCACCTCCTCTGAGGCTGAGGAGCTCATCGCACAGTTTCGGCGAACGGAGATGAAAGACAATTTCGATCTCGGACAGGGCCACTTGTTTCGCGCGCGCATGGTCCGGCTTGGTCCTGACAATCATCTCATATTGATCACCGCTCACGAAATCATCCTCGATGCCTGGTCGATCTCTATTCTGCTCAGAGATCTTCAGCGAAGGTATTTAGATGTCGCCGCGCCTTGGCCGGAGAACCGGGCGTCACTCTCGGGCTACGCGGCGTGGGAAAAACAGCACGTTTCTCCAGAGGCGCTGGAGAACCAACGTCACTATTGGCGTCGTCAGATCGGTGATGATCCGCCGGTGCTTTCGCTGGGAAAGGCGCGCCCGCAAACAAATTCATACCGCGGCGGCTCGTATCCAGCGCTGCTTGGCAGCGATCTCTCCAGTCGCGTAAGAGAATTCGCGCGCCGAAATGGCTGCACCACGTCGACAACACTGCTGGCGTGCTTCCAGCTGCTGCTACGAATGTATAGCGGTCAGGACGATATTGTCGTCGGCATGCCACACGCTGTACGGGATCAACCTGGCAGCGCCGACATCATTGGCTTTTTCCTGAATATGCTGCCAATCCGCGCCGCGATCGATGCCGGTCAGTCCTTTGCTGCTCATGCCACGCGCATCCAGGGCCTGGTCAGCGATGCCATCGCAAATTCGGCCTATCCATTCGGATGGATGGTCAGGGATACAAGGTTATGTCGCGAACCTGGTCGATCACCGATCTTCCAGGTCATGTTCAACATGTACTCCGAGGCCGCCGAGCCACTTGGTCAAGACGAGTTGGCTCTGACATTCCGCGAATACGACACAGGCTATGTCAAATTCGACTTAACACTGTACGCGCAAGATCAGGGGGATGAAATTGCGCTCCAGCTGGCGTATGCGGAAGGCATATTTTCGAGTGATCTAGTTGTTCGCATGGCCAACAATCTGCGCTGTCTGATTGCCGCCTGCGTTGACAAACCGCTTGCGCCCATTGAGGAACTGAGCTGCCTCAGCGCGTCAGACGTCACTCTACTGAACTCGCTGGAGGGATCCAGGCAGCCATATGAGTCTGAATGCCTGCTTGTTGAAGCCTTCGAGCAGATCAGTGTCTCCAATCACAGCAAGGTAGCATATTTTGGCGAGTTCGGTGAAGTCACATTCGGCCAGCTGCGTGAGCGCGTAGCAGCTATCAGGTCCTTCCTGCGGGATTTGGACGTGGGCGCTGGCGATATGGTCGCCATGCTGGTCGACCGGTCGCCTGACGTTGCCGCTGTTATGCTGGCGGCGCGAGCTTTGCACTCTATTGTCGTGCCGATACCGCCGGATTATCCGCCTGATCGGATCCAACATATCCTGCGAGATAGTCAGGCAAAGGTGTTGGTTCACGCAAATACCACGGAGACTGGCTCTGACATACCTTCGATTTGTCTATTGACGTTAGACAGGTGCAGGGCGCTGACGGATGATTTCGAATCCGGCGGCTCACCCTCAGATCACCAAATTGCGAATCTTATATACACGTCGTCCTCAACAGGGCGGGCGAAGGGGGTTCTTATTCCGGAATCGGCCATTCTCAATCGGCTGAACTGGATGTGGCGACGCTTTCCTTTCGATAGTATCGACGTGATGGTTGTCCAGAAGTCCGCTTCCCTTGTTGCGTCCGCTTGGGAGTATTTTGGTGGGCTTCTGAGAGGTGTGCCCACGCTGATCCTCACCCGAGGGCAGGTGCTAGATCCGGATCTGTTGTTGTGCAGTTTGGCAAAACATCGTGTGACACGCTTTTTTGCCTCTCCGCCACTCCTGTCCGGTATCATCGGGTCCCAGGAACGGCAACCGCAAAGGACCGCCTTGAGATTGGTCACAAGCAGCGCCGAACCGATGCCTTCCTCGCTGCCCGCTCGCTGGCGCGGGTCTTTTCCGGGCGTGCCATTGTGGAACTTCTATGGTGCGACGGAATGTGCGTCCAATGCAGCCGTGCACGAAACGTCGGATGCCGATGACGACTCGGCGCTTGTGCCGGTGGGGCGGCCAATCGACAACGTCAAACTCTACGTGCTCGATTCACGATTGAAGAGAGTGCCTGTTGGAGCCCCCGGTGAACTGTGCATCGCGGGCCGCTGTCTGAGCGCTGGGTATTGGCAGGATCAACATCGGACTGACCGCTGTTTCGTGCCGAATCCGTATGATGGCGGACAATACGACCTGCTTTATCGAAGTGGGGACATCGCACGCATCTCAACCAGCGGCCTTCTCGAGATTTGCGGCCGATCGGACAACCAGATCAAGGTGAGGGGCTTTCGCATCGAGCCGGAGGAGGTCGAAGTTGCCCTTGAGTCTCATCCGGCAATCGCAAAGGCCGCGGTCTTCGCAGAAGGCATCGATGATGATCGCGGCTTGACGGCGAGCGTGGTGCCCGCTCGCGAGAATCTAAGCACTGGAGAGATTCTCGCCCACCTGCGGAACAGATTGCCATCTCCCATGGTTCCCACAGCCTTCAGGTTCGTTGACAGTGTTCTCCTGACGACAAGCGGGAAGATAGACCGTGCTCGCCTTTCCTCCGTTCCTTACCGCGAGATAGAAACTCGCCCATCTGCTGAGCCCCGCACCAGGAACGAGCGAGTTCTTGCTCGGATCTGGGAGGATCTATTAGGCGCCAAGGGGGTGGGAATCGACAGCAGTTTCTTTGATATCGGCGGCGATTCTCTTCTGAGCGTACGTTGCGTCACGCTGGCGCGCAAAGCCGGACTGAATCTCACCGTCAACCAGCTCTATCGAACACCGACCATCAGGGAGTTGGCGGCCGGGGAAGCGGAGGCGGCACCCCATAACGTGGCTTCCGCGGACGGCTTCCTGCCTGTGCCACCTGTAATATCGTTTTGGAATTCTCTTCTCGGCTTTGACGAGCATTTTAACATCGGCGATCTGTTCTTCTTGCGCGGCGGCATCCTGAACATCAAGATCCTGGACCGCGCTCTCGCCCATGTCATCGAGAGGCACGAAGGCCTCAGGCTCCGCGTTGCCCGAACCCAAGATGGACTACGGCTGGGGATTGGGCCTTGTCCGGCCGAGCACATCGTGGAGGAGATCGATCTCGTCCGGATGACCGGCCCGGACCAGCGCAGGACAATCGAGAGCGTCTCGGCAAGATGTCAACACATGTTTCGGTTTGACGGCCACACGCCTCTTGTTCACGTCGCGGCCTTCCGTACTTCGGAAAGCGGCGATTACTATCTGCTGATGTTGATGCATCATTTCGTAGCGGATGGGATGGGCTATCGGCTATTTCTGGAAGCATTGGAGGGCGCATACCACGCTCTTGCTGCAAGCCACGATGTGAATGATCCCGAGACCGTACAAAGGCTCTCTCCCTGGTTGAAGCGCCTCGAGCACTACGCGAACAGCGAAGCACCAGACGAACTCAAGCACTGGGAGGACATCGACTACGACCAAGTCAACTTGCGTGTCAGCGACGCGTCATCGCGCGGCACGAGTGTTGCCGAAGGAAGTGAGAGAGAGCTTCACGATGCAAGTGCCGGAGGTCGTCGGGAGGATGCGAACGGCCGTTCGCTTCGGGTAGATCAGGCCAAGTACCATCTTGAGATCAACGGGGAAGCGACAGCGGGTCTCCTCACTATTGGAGCCAAATCAGCGCACTGTCAGGACTTTGATGTGTTTCTTGCTGCCCTGTCCGGAGCGTTTGGCGCCGTGTTCGGCAACTATTCGCTCTGGATTGATAGCCTGACCTCGACACGAGGTCAGCTGTTTGACGATTTCGATTCATCTCAGATCATTGGACTTATCAGCGAGCTCGCTCCGCTTTCATTGAATGTCACAGGAAGGGAGTCGCGTTCCGACCGTGCTCGTTTAATATACCGGCAGCGCAATGCGCTGCCGCGTGGGGGAATAGGCTTTCGGGCCCTGAAATACCTAAACCGAGATCCAGCCGTGCGGCGTCGGCTCGATCGCCTGCCACTGCCCAGAATTGGGGTGAATTATCGCGCTCGTTTGCAGCGCCATTTCCCACGCCGTTTTCTAGACACAGACCCTTATCCGCTTTGGATCGGCGAACACATGCATCAAGCGGCGGCGATCCACGTCTTCTGGTTCGATGTCGGATATCAATCGGGCAATCTACAGATTGACACCACGTATGATCCGAGCGTGGTCGATTATGAGGTGACCCGTCATCTTTGCACGGTCTTGCAACAGGAGCTGTTGCAGACGATCGATGAATTCGTAGCGCTGAGGACGTTGTGA
- a CDS encoding MATE family efflux transporter — protein MDDRNAELVVKGDRDARPKKSRQVDLSDQKLPSLLLRLAVPSVIGLSISALQQLLNAIFVGVLGAQAIAAVSMTMPVIILLAAAGEGIGVGTASFISRHLGAGNELEASRGASTALALAAPIGVIMTVGLLLSLRGIFVALGATPTILPIALDYATILLPGSTLMLLNIVSGFIARAEGNTRFSMWTMLSAFILNALLDPIFIFLLDLGVRGAALATLLSQIAAISLYTGYFTKGWGTVFVRISQVSLRVDRIRELAFIGAPATATSILSALAGMFLYGAAARFGDEFVAAVGIAVRILTIGALPITGFCIGSQAVLGFGWGARDLARVLRVAKFMLSITVALSFAYSAAVMLFVRPLVRLFSDSDNVTEIAVSTCIIFHLFFGLFGVQSFVTIMLQSLGRARLSAVVSFARQGYLFIPAVLLFPAVSGFSGVLASQAIAELGAGMIALFVLFRQFAELRQGDRHIQPGMGSAL, from the coding sequence ATGGATGACCGGAATGCGGAGCTCGTCGTTAAAGGCGATCGCGATGCGAGGCCGAAGAAAAGCCGGCAGGTGGATCTATCGGACCAAAAGCTCCCGAGCCTTCTCCTTCGGCTTGCCGTTCCATCTGTTATCGGGTTGTCGATCAGCGCGTTACAGCAGCTCCTCAACGCTATCTTTGTTGGCGTACTTGGTGCGCAGGCGATCGCAGCCGTCAGCATGACTATGCCGGTCATTATCCTGCTCGCGGCGGCAGGAGAGGGGATCGGTGTGGGTACTGCATCCTTTATATCTCGTCATCTTGGTGCTGGTAATGAGTTGGAGGCTAGTCGAGGTGCGAGTACGGCACTCGCGCTGGCCGCTCCGATCGGAGTGATCATGACCGTCGGACTGCTTCTGAGCCTACGAGGCATCTTCGTCGCACTCGGGGCAACTCCAACCATTCTTCCCATCGCGCTCGACTACGCCACGATCCTTTTGCCGGGGTCCACTTTGATGCTCCTGAATATTGTCAGCGGCTTCATCGCAAGAGCTGAAGGAAACACTCGATTCAGTATGTGGACGATGCTGAGCGCTTTCATATTAAACGCCTTGCTTGATCCCATTTTTATATTCTTACTAGACTTGGGTGTGCGAGGCGCGGCCCTAGCAACGCTCCTATCTCAGATCGCTGCGATAAGCCTCTACACTGGATATTTTACTAAGGGGTGGGGCACTGTCTTCGTTAGAATCTCTCAGGTCTCGTTGCGGGTAGATCGCATCAGAGAGCTCGCGTTCATTGGGGCGCCGGCGACCGCGACAAGTATCTTATCGGCTCTTGCCGGTATGTTCTTGTACGGAGCCGCTGCCCGGTTCGGTGACGAGTTCGTCGCGGCGGTGGGAATAGCTGTAAGAATTCTGACAATCGGGGCGCTGCCTATCACGGGTTTTTGTATCGGCTCTCAAGCTGTCCTGGGGTTCGGTTGGGGCGCCCGCGACCTAGCCCGCGTACTGAGGGTCGCGAAGTTCATGCTATCTATCACGGTTGCGCTTTCCTTTGCGTATTCCGCAGCCGTTATGCTTTTTGTCCGGCCGTTGGTTAGGTTGTTCAGCGATAGCGATAATGTCACCGAAATTGCCGTCTCGACCTGCATCATCTTTCATCTATTTTTTGGACTCTTCGGTGTTCAGAGTTTCGTGACGATAATGCTTCAGTCGCTCGGCAGAGCACGCCTCAGCGCGGTCGTGTCTTTCGCGAGGCAGGGATATCTCTTCATACCGGCCGTACTGTTGTTCCCTGCCGTATCGGGCTTTAGCGGAGTGTTGGCCAGTCAAGCCATCGCTGAGCTGGGCGCCGGAATGATCGCGCTGTTTGTCCTCTTCCGCCAGTTCGCTGAGCTCAGACAAGGGGACCGGCACATTCAGCCAGGAATGGGAAGTGCTCTTTGA
- a CDS encoding Nif11-like leader peptide family natural product precursor, whose amino-acid sequence MSQAEVERFVKHLAKEGSLLEKLKQSATGLAPIVAVGKSHGYDFTLDEVRSFIRAPGRRELMQLDAIVGGKQDLSGAGLSRIVHTTALTSSTSEAPTSAVLAAEAGRDLVAIVLLIVVVVAVAA is encoded by the coding sequence ATGTCGCAGGCTGAGGTAGAACGGTTTGTCAAACATCTAGCGAAAGAAGGTAGTCTGCTCGAAAAGCTTAAACAGAGTGCTACAGGTCTTGCACCGATTGTAGCGGTTGGAAAGAGCCACGGCTACGATTTCACGCTTGACGAGGTTAGGAGCTTCATCCGAGCGCCAGGCCGACGCGAGTTGATGCAGCTCGACGCGATTGTCGGCGGCAAGCAGGATTTGAGCGGTGCGGGCTTGAGCAGGATTGTGCATACCACTGCGTTGACTAGTTCCACCTCGGAGGCACCCACGAGCGCCGTGCTAGCCGCGGAAGCGGGCCGTGACCTGGTCGCTATCGTTTTACTTATTGTAGTTGTTGTCGCGGTCGCGGCCTGA